Proteins from one Phalacrocorax carbo chromosome 19, bPhaCar2.1, whole genome shotgun sequence genomic window:
- the SIN3B gene encoding paired amphipathic helix protein Sin3b isoform X2: MAAGGGGGRGGSAPRWGGGGRAAAQEKLPVHVEDALSYLDQVKIRFGSDPATYNGFLEIMKEFKSQSIDTPGVIRRVSQLFHEHPDLIVGFNAFLPLGYRIEIPKNGKLSIQSPLNSQVPSEPVPSALPGSGLLLHYSQENSHNHSDCSEEFRQQLPYKEDKSQIPLESDSVEFNNAISYVNKIKTRFLDHPEIYRSFLEILHTYQKEQLNTKGRPFRGMSEEEVFTEVANLFRGQEDLLSEFGQFLPEAKRSLFTGNGPCEVNTVQKAEHEKNLEHSKKRSRPLLLRPVSGPAKKKMKLRGTKDLSVATVGKYGTLQEFSFFDKVRRVLKSQEVYENFLRCIALFNQELVSGSELLQLVTPFLGKFPELFAQFKSFLGVKELSFASPLSDRSGDGMSREIDYASCKRIGSSYRALPKTYQQPKCSGRTAICKEVLNDTWVSFPSWSEDSTFVSSKKTPYEEQLHRCEDERFELDVVLETNLATIRVLESVQKKLSRLTQEDQEKFRLDDCLGGTSEVIQRRAIYRIYGDKAPEIIESLKKNPVTAVPVVLKRLKAKEEEWREAQQGFNKIWREQYEKAYLKSLDHQAVNFKQNDTKALRSKSLLNEIESVYDEHQEQHSEGRSSSTNEPHLIFIYEDKQILEDAASLISYYVKRQPTIQKEDQATIRQIVHHFIPELFFSQPPEHSISEESTDEDRENHQGQNLDTPELRKKHVPGPPSSPVEAKATFCDVTAAEPHNTLDDVYSLFFVNNNWYFFLRLHQTLCSRLLKIYRQAQKQLLEYRTEKEREKLLCEGRKEKTNDPAMELRLKQPSEVELEEYYPAFLDMVRSLLDGNIDPTQYEDTLREMFTIHAYIGFTMDKLVQNIVRQLHHLVSDDICLKVVELYLNERKRGAAGGNLSSRCVRAAKETSYQWKAERCMADENCFKVMFLQRKGQVIMTIELLDTEETQTEDPVEVQHLANYMEQYVGVEGAPNNQNDGFLLKPVFLQRNLKKFRKWQCKQVRALRSEVKSSWKRLIGVESACNVDCRFKLNTHKMMFIMNSEDYMYRRGALCRAKQVQPMVLLKHHQQFEEWHNRWLEENVTMEAVDVVQDWLMGDEDEEMVPCKTTCETVNVHGVPVNRYRVQYSRRPASP, translated from the exons atggcggcggggggcggcggcggccgggggggcAGCGCCCCGCGGTGGGGCGGTggcggccgggccgcggcgcaGGAGAAGCTGCCGGTGCAT GTGGAGGATGCGCTTTCCTACCTGGACCAGGTGAAGATCCGCTTTGGCAGCGACCCTGCCACCTACAACGGCTTCCTGGAGATCATGAAGGAGTTCAAGAGCCAGAG CATTGACACACCTGGAGTAATCCGACGCGTTTCACAGCTTTTCCACGAGCATCCTGACCTCATTGTAGGATTCAATGCTTTCCTCCCTCTGGGCTATAGGATAGAAATTCCAAAGAACGGGAAGTTAAGTATACAGTCACCTTTGAATAGTCAG GTGCCCTCAGAGCCTGTTCCCAGCGCTCTCCCCGGCAGCGGGCTGTTGTTGCACTACTCCCAGGAGAATTCGCACAATCACAGTGACTGCTCGGAGGAATTTAGGCAACAGCTTCCGTACAAAGAAGATAAATCCCAAATTCCTTTGGAGTCTGATTCTGTAGAGTTCAATAATGCTATCAGTTACGTGAATAAGATCAAAACACGTTTTCTTGACCATCCAGAAATTTACAGATCCTTTTTAGAAATTCTTCATACTTACCAG aaagaacagCTCAACACTAAAGGCCGACCCTTTCGAGGCATGTCAGAGGAAGAAGTGTTTACTGAAGTAGCAAATCTGTTCAGGGGACAGGAGGATCTGCTTTCTGAATTTGGACAGTTCCTCCCGGAGGCTAAAAGGTCTTTG tTCACAGGAAATGGACCATGTGAAGTGAACACTGTCCAAAAAGCCGAGCACGAGAAGAATCTGGAACACAGCAAAAAGCGATCCAGACCACTGCTGTTGCGTCCTGTTTCTGGCCCAGCAAAG aagaaaatgaaactgcGAGGTACCAAAGATCTGTCAGTAGCAACAGTGGGAAAATATGGGACCCTGCAAGAGTTTTCCTTCTTTGACAAG GTGCGTAGGGTGCTGAAGAGTCAGGAAGTCTACGAAAACTTTCTCCGCTGCATTGCTCTCTTCAACCAGGAGTTGGTCTCTGGCTCTGAGTTGCTCCAGCTAGTTACACCGTTTTTAGG GAAATTCCCAGAACTCTTTGCACAGTTCAAGTCCTTTCTTGGTGTGAAGGAGCTTTCATTTGCTTCTCCCCTGAGCGACCGATCCGGGGATGGAATGAGTCGGGAAATCGATTATGCTTCCTGCAAACGCATTGGATCAAGTTACCGGGCTCTCCCAAAAACCTATCAGCAGCCAAAGTGCAGTGGAAGAACAGCCATTTGCAAGGAG GTGTTAAATGATACCTGGGTTTCATTTCCATCCTGGTCTGAAGACTCCACTTTTGTCAGCTCCAAGAAGACtccttatgaggagcagctgcacCGCTGTGAAGATGAGCGGTTTGAG TTGGATGTTGTCTTGGAGACCAATTTAGCCACAATACGTGTGCTGGAGAGCGTGCAGAAAAAACTGTCACGACTGACTCAAGAGGATCAGGAGAAGTTTCGACTGGACGATTGCTTGGGAGGAACATCAGAAGTGATCCAGCGCCGGGCCATCTATCGCATCTATGGTGATAAAGCACCAGAGATCATTGAAAGTCTTAAGAAAAACCCAGTTACTGCAGTTCCTGTTGTTCTTAAGAG ATTGAAAGCAAAAGAGGAGGAATGGCGGGAGGCCCAGCAGGGCTTCAACAAAATTTGGCGGGAGCAGTATGAGAAAGCCTACCTGAAGTCCCTTGACCACCAGGCCGTCAACTTCAAACAAAATGACACCAAAGCTTTGCGCTCCAAGAGCTTGCTGAATGAAATTGAGAGTGTCTATGATGAG CATCAGGAGCAGCATTCAGAGGGGAGAAGTTCGTCCACAAATGAGCCTCATCTTATCTTTATCTATGAAGATAAGCAGATTTTGGAGGATGCAGCATCTCTTATCAGCTATTATGTAAAAAGGCAGCCTACTATCCAAAAGGAGGATCAAGCAACCATCCGGCAGATAGTGCATCACTTCATACCTGAGCTGTTCTTCTCTCAGCCCCCTGAGCACAGTATTTCTGAAGAATCGACAGATGAGGACAGAGAAAACCATCAGGGGCAGAACCTGGATACTCCTGAGCTACGGAAAAAACATGTGCCTGGGCCTCCAAGCAGTCCTGTGGAGGCAAAAGCAACCTTCTGTGATGTTACAGCTGCTGAGCCCCACAACACTCTGGATGACGTTTACAGTCTATTCTTTGTCAATAATAATTGGTATTTCTTCCTCCGCCTTCACCAGACTCTGTGCTCAAGGCTCCTAAAGATTTATCGTCAAGCTCAGAAGCAGCTTCTAGAATATCGGactgaaaaggagagagagaagctcCTTTgtgagggaagaaaggaaaaaaccaatgATCCAGCCATGGAGCTGAGACTGAAGCAACCAA GTGAGGTGGAACTGGAGGAGTACTACCCCGCGTTCCTGGACATGGTGAGGAGTCTGCTGGATGGGAATATTGACCCAACGCAGTACGAGGACACCCTGAGGGAGATGTTCACTATCCATGCCTATATTGGCTTTACTATGGACAAACTGGTGCAGAATATTGTTCGCCAG CTTCACCATCTAGTGAGCGATGACATCTGCTTGAAGGTTGTTGAGCTGTACTTGAACGAAAGGAAGCgaggtgctgctggaggtaACTTATCCTCTAGGTGTGTCCGGGCAGCGAAGGAAACCAGCTATCAGTGGAAGGCTGAACGTTGCATGGCGGATGAGAACTGTTTCAAG GTAATGTTTCTTCAGCGGAAGGGACAGGTGATCATGACCATTGAGCTTCTGGATACGGAAGAAACCCAGACAGAAGATCCTGTGGAGGTCCAG CACCTGGCTAACTATATGGAGCAGTACGTTGGGGTGGAAGGAGCTCCAAACAACCAGAATGATGGCTTCTTGTTGAAACCGGTCTTTCTGCAAAG AAACCTAAAAAAGTTTCGCAAGTGGCAATGTAAGCAAGTGAGAGCTCTGCGGAGCGAAGTGAAGAGCTCCTGGAAGAGGCTGATTGGGGTGGAAAGTGCCTGCAACGTGGACTGCCGGTTCAAGCTCAACACCCACAAAATGATGTTCATCATGAACTCGGAGGATTACATGTACAGGCGGGGAGCTCTCTGCCGAGCCAAGCAG GTACAGCCAATGGTGCTGCTGAAGCATCACCAGCAGTTTGAAGAGTGGCACAACAGGTGGCTGGAAGAGAACGTGACCATGGAGGCAGTTGATGTAGTTCAAGACTGGCTAATGGGAGACGAAGATGAGGAGATGGTGCCCTGTAAAACCACTTGTGAGACGGTGAATGTCCACGGGGTCCCAGTGAACAGATACAGGGTTCAGTACAGTCGCCGTCCAGCTTCACCGTGA
- the SIN3B gene encoding paired amphipathic helix protein Sin3b isoform X1, which translates to MLPSPQYRHRPPAPRGPPPPCRVPHRGLPPSGPPHPVEDALSYLDQVKIRFGSDPATYNGFLEIMKEFKSQSIDTPGVIRRVSQLFHEHPDLIVGFNAFLPLGYRIEIPKNGKLSIQSPLNSQVPSEPVPSALPGSGLLLHYSQENSHNHSDCSEEFRQQLPYKEDKSQIPLESDSVEFNNAISYVNKIKTRFLDHPEIYRSFLEILHTYQKEQLNTKGRPFRGMSEEEVFTEVANLFRGQEDLLSEFGQFLPEAKRSLFTGNGPCEVNTVQKAEHEKNLEHSKKRSRPLLLRPVSGPAKKKMKLRGTKDLSVATVGKYGTLQEFSFFDKVRRVLKSQEVYENFLRCIALFNQELVSGSELLQLVTPFLGKFPELFAQFKSFLGVKELSFASPLSDRSGDGMSREIDYASCKRIGSSYRALPKTYQQPKCSGRTAICKEVLNDTWVSFPSWSEDSTFVSSKKTPYEEQLHRCEDERFELDVVLETNLATIRVLESVQKKLSRLTQEDQEKFRLDDCLGGTSEVIQRRAIYRIYGDKAPEIIESLKKNPVTAVPVVLKRLKAKEEEWREAQQGFNKIWREQYEKAYLKSLDHQAVNFKQNDTKALRSKSLLNEIESVYDEHQEQHSEGRSSSTNEPHLIFIYEDKQILEDAASLISYYVKRQPTIQKEDQATIRQIVHHFIPELFFSQPPEHSISEESTDEDRENHQGQNLDTPELRKKHVPGPPSSPVEAKATFCDVTAAEPHNTLDDVYSLFFVNNNWYFFLRLHQTLCSRLLKIYRQAQKQLLEYRTEKEREKLLCEGRKEKTNDPAMELRLKQPSEVELEEYYPAFLDMVRSLLDGNIDPTQYEDTLREMFTIHAYIGFTMDKLVQNIVRQLHHLVSDDICLKVVELYLNERKRGAAGGNLSSRCVRAAKETSYQWKAERCMADENCFKVMFLQRKGQVIMTIELLDTEETQTEDPVEVQHLANYMEQYVGVEGAPNNQNDGFLLKPVFLQRNLKKFRKWQCKQVRALRSEVKSSWKRLIGVESACNVDCRFKLNTHKMMFIMNSEDYMYRRGALCRAKQVQPMVLLKHHQQFEEWHNRWLEENVTMEAVDVVQDWLMGDEDEEMVPCKTTCETVNVHGVPVNRYRVQYSRRPASP; encoded by the exons ATGCTCCCGTCTCCCCAGTACCGCCATCGTCCTCCGGCACCCCGAGGCCCACCTCCCCCGTGCAGGGTGCCCCACCGGGGCCTGCCTCCCTCAGGGCCCCCCCATCCG GTGGAGGATGCGCTTTCCTACCTGGACCAGGTGAAGATCCGCTTTGGCAGCGACCCTGCCACCTACAACGGCTTCCTGGAGATCATGAAGGAGTTCAAGAGCCAGAG CATTGACACACCTGGAGTAATCCGACGCGTTTCACAGCTTTTCCACGAGCATCCTGACCTCATTGTAGGATTCAATGCTTTCCTCCCTCTGGGCTATAGGATAGAAATTCCAAAGAACGGGAAGTTAAGTATACAGTCACCTTTGAATAGTCAG GTGCCCTCAGAGCCTGTTCCCAGCGCTCTCCCCGGCAGCGGGCTGTTGTTGCACTACTCCCAGGAGAATTCGCACAATCACAGTGACTGCTCGGAGGAATTTAGGCAACAGCTTCCGTACAAAGAAGATAAATCCCAAATTCCTTTGGAGTCTGATTCTGTAGAGTTCAATAATGCTATCAGTTACGTGAATAAGATCAAAACACGTTTTCTTGACCATCCAGAAATTTACAGATCCTTTTTAGAAATTCTTCATACTTACCAG aaagaacagCTCAACACTAAAGGCCGACCCTTTCGAGGCATGTCAGAGGAAGAAGTGTTTACTGAAGTAGCAAATCTGTTCAGGGGACAGGAGGATCTGCTTTCTGAATTTGGACAGTTCCTCCCGGAGGCTAAAAGGTCTTTG tTCACAGGAAATGGACCATGTGAAGTGAACACTGTCCAAAAAGCCGAGCACGAGAAGAATCTGGAACACAGCAAAAAGCGATCCAGACCACTGCTGTTGCGTCCTGTTTCTGGCCCAGCAAAG aagaaaatgaaactgcGAGGTACCAAAGATCTGTCAGTAGCAACAGTGGGAAAATATGGGACCCTGCAAGAGTTTTCCTTCTTTGACAAG GTGCGTAGGGTGCTGAAGAGTCAGGAAGTCTACGAAAACTTTCTCCGCTGCATTGCTCTCTTCAACCAGGAGTTGGTCTCTGGCTCTGAGTTGCTCCAGCTAGTTACACCGTTTTTAGG GAAATTCCCAGAACTCTTTGCACAGTTCAAGTCCTTTCTTGGTGTGAAGGAGCTTTCATTTGCTTCTCCCCTGAGCGACCGATCCGGGGATGGAATGAGTCGGGAAATCGATTATGCTTCCTGCAAACGCATTGGATCAAGTTACCGGGCTCTCCCAAAAACCTATCAGCAGCCAAAGTGCAGTGGAAGAACAGCCATTTGCAAGGAG GTGTTAAATGATACCTGGGTTTCATTTCCATCCTGGTCTGAAGACTCCACTTTTGTCAGCTCCAAGAAGACtccttatgaggagcagctgcacCGCTGTGAAGATGAGCGGTTTGAG TTGGATGTTGTCTTGGAGACCAATTTAGCCACAATACGTGTGCTGGAGAGCGTGCAGAAAAAACTGTCACGACTGACTCAAGAGGATCAGGAGAAGTTTCGACTGGACGATTGCTTGGGAGGAACATCAGAAGTGATCCAGCGCCGGGCCATCTATCGCATCTATGGTGATAAAGCACCAGAGATCATTGAAAGTCTTAAGAAAAACCCAGTTACTGCAGTTCCTGTTGTTCTTAAGAG ATTGAAAGCAAAAGAGGAGGAATGGCGGGAGGCCCAGCAGGGCTTCAACAAAATTTGGCGGGAGCAGTATGAGAAAGCCTACCTGAAGTCCCTTGACCACCAGGCCGTCAACTTCAAACAAAATGACACCAAAGCTTTGCGCTCCAAGAGCTTGCTGAATGAAATTGAGAGTGTCTATGATGAG CATCAGGAGCAGCATTCAGAGGGGAGAAGTTCGTCCACAAATGAGCCTCATCTTATCTTTATCTATGAAGATAAGCAGATTTTGGAGGATGCAGCATCTCTTATCAGCTATTATGTAAAAAGGCAGCCTACTATCCAAAAGGAGGATCAAGCAACCATCCGGCAGATAGTGCATCACTTCATACCTGAGCTGTTCTTCTCTCAGCCCCCTGAGCACAGTATTTCTGAAGAATCGACAGATGAGGACAGAGAAAACCATCAGGGGCAGAACCTGGATACTCCTGAGCTACGGAAAAAACATGTGCCTGGGCCTCCAAGCAGTCCTGTGGAGGCAAAAGCAACCTTCTGTGATGTTACAGCTGCTGAGCCCCACAACACTCTGGATGACGTTTACAGTCTATTCTTTGTCAATAATAATTGGTATTTCTTCCTCCGCCTTCACCAGACTCTGTGCTCAAGGCTCCTAAAGATTTATCGTCAAGCTCAGAAGCAGCTTCTAGAATATCGGactgaaaaggagagagagaagctcCTTTgtgagggaagaaaggaaaaaaccaatgATCCAGCCATGGAGCTGAGACTGAAGCAACCAA GTGAGGTGGAACTGGAGGAGTACTACCCCGCGTTCCTGGACATGGTGAGGAGTCTGCTGGATGGGAATATTGACCCAACGCAGTACGAGGACACCCTGAGGGAGATGTTCACTATCCATGCCTATATTGGCTTTACTATGGACAAACTGGTGCAGAATATTGTTCGCCAG CTTCACCATCTAGTGAGCGATGACATCTGCTTGAAGGTTGTTGAGCTGTACTTGAACGAAAGGAAGCgaggtgctgctggaggtaACTTATCCTCTAGGTGTGTCCGGGCAGCGAAGGAAACCAGCTATCAGTGGAAGGCTGAACGTTGCATGGCGGATGAGAACTGTTTCAAG GTAATGTTTCTTCAGCGGAAGGGACAGGTGATCATGACCATTGAGCTTCTGGATACGGAAGAAACCCAGACAGAAGATCCTGTGGAGGTCCAG CACCTGGCTAACTATATGGAGCAGTACGTTGGGGTGGAAGGAGCTCCAAACAACCAGAATGATGGCTTCTTGTTGAAACCGGTCTTTCTGCAAAG AAACCTAAAAAAGTTTCGCAAGTGGCAATGTAAGCAAGTGAGAGCTCTGCGGAGCGAAGTGAAGAGCTCCTGGAAGAGGCTGATTGGGGTGGAAAGTGCCTGCAACGTGGACTGCCGGTTCAAGCTCAACACCCACAAAATGATGTTCATCATGAACTCGGAGGATTACATGTACAGGCGGGGAGCTCTCTGCCGAGCCAAGCAG GTACAGCCAATGGTGCTGCTGAAGCATCACCAGCAGTTTGAAGAGTGGCACAACAGGTGGCTGGAAGAGAACGTGACCATGGAGGCAGTTGATGTAGTTCAAGACTGGCTAATGGGAGACGAAGATGAGGAGATGGTGCCCTGTAAAACCACTTGTGAGACGGTGAATGTCCACGGGGTCCCAGTGAACAGATACAGGGTTCAGTACAGTCGCCGTCCAGCTTCACCGTGA
- the SIN3B gene encoding paired amphipathic helix protein Sin3b isoform X3, giving the protein MMAKVLNDTWVSFPSWSEDSTFVSSKKTPYEEQLHRCEDERFELDVVLETNLATIRVLESVQKKLSRLTQEDQEKFRLDDCLGGTSEVIQRRAIYRIYGDKAPEIIESLKKNPVTAVPVVLKRLKAKEEEWREAQQGFNKIWREQYEKAYLKSLDHQAVNFKQNDTKALRSKSLLNEIESVYDEHQEQHSEGRSSSTNEPHLIFIYEDKQILEDAASLISYYVKRQPTIQKEDQATIRQIVHHFIPELFFSQPPEHSISEESTDEDRENHQGQNLDTPELRKKHVPGPPSSPVEAKATFCDVTAAEPHNTLDDVYSLFFVNNNWYFFLRLHQTLCSRLLKIYRQAQKQLLEYRTEKEREKLLCEGRKEKTNDPAMELRLKQPSEVELEEYYPAFLDMVRSLLDGNIDPTQYEDTLREMFTIHAYIGFTMDKLVQNIVRQLHHLVSDDICLKVVELYLNERKRGAAGGNLSSRCVRAAKETSYQWKAERCMADENCFKVMFLQRKGQVIMTIELLDTEETQTEDPVEVQHLANYMEQYVGVEGAPNNQNDGFLLKPVFLQRNLKKFRKWQCKQVRALRSEVKSSWKRLIGVESACNVDCRFKLNTHKMMFIMNSEDYMYRRGALCRAKQVQPMVLLKHHQQFEEWHNRWLEENVTMEAVDVVQDWLMGDEDEEMVPCKTTCETVNVHGVPVNRYRVQYSRRPASP; this is encoded by the exons ATGATGGCGAAG GTGTTAAATGATACCTGGGTTTCATTTCCATCCTGGTCTGAAGACTCCACTTTTGTCAGCTCCAAGAAGACtccttatgaggagcagctgcacCGCTGTGAAGATGAGCGGTTTGAG TTGGATGTTGTCTTGGAGACCAATTTAGCCACAATACGTGTGCTGGAGAGCGTGCAGAAAAAACTGTCACGACTGACTCAAGAGGATCAGGAGAAGTTTCGACTGGACGATTGCTTGGGAGGAACATCAGAAGTGATCCAGCGCCGGGCCATCTATCGCATCTATGGTGATAAAGCACCAGAGATCATTGAAAGTCTTAAGAAAAACCCAGTTACTGCAGTTCCTGTTGTTCTTAAGAG ATTGAAAGCAAAAGAGGAGGAATGGCGGGAGGCCCAGCAGGGCTTCAACAAAATTTGGCGGGAGCAGTATGAGAAAGCCTACCTGAAGTCCCTTGACCACCAGGCCGTCAACTTCAAACAAAATGACACCAAAGCTTTGCGCTCCAAGAGCTTGCTGAATGAAATTGAGAGTGTCTATGATGAG CATCAGGAGCAGCATTCAGAGGGGAGAAGTTCGTCCACAAATGAGCCTCATCTTATCTTTATCTATGAAGATAAGCAGATTTTGGAGGATGCAGCATCTCTTATCAGCTATTATGTAAAAAGGCAGCCTACTATCCAAAAGGAGGATCAAGCAACCATCCGGCAGATAGTGCATCACTTCATACCTGAGCTGTTCTTCTCTCAGCCCCCTGAGCACAGTATTTCTGAAGAATCGACAGATGAGGACAGAGAAAACCATCAGGGGCAGAACCTGGATACTCCTGAGCTACGGAAAAAACATGTGCCTGGGCCTCCAAGCAGTCCTGTGGAGGCAAAAGCAACCTTCTGTGATGTTACAGCTGCTGAGCCCCACAACACTCTGGATGACGTTTACAGTCTATTCTTTGTCAATAATAATTGGTATTTCTTCCTCCGCCTTCACCAGACTCTGTGCTCAAGGCTCCTAAAGATTTATCGTCAAGCTCAGAAGCAGCTTCTAGAATATCGGactgaaaaggagagagagaagctcCTTTgtgagggaagaaaggaaaaaaccaatgATCCAGCCATGGAGCTGAGACTGAAGCAACCAA GTGAGGTGGAACTGGAGGAGTACTACCCCGCGTTCCTGGACATGGTGAGGAGTCTGCTGGATGGGAATATTGACCCAACGCAGTACGAGGACACCCTGAGGGAGATGTTCACTATCCATGCCTATATTGGCTTTACTATGGACAAACTGGTGCAGAATATTGTTCGCCAG CTTCACCATCTAGTGAGCGATGACATCTGCTTGAAGGTTGTTGAGCTGTACTTGAACGAAAGGAAGCgaggtgctgctggaggtaACTTATCCTCTAGGTGTGTCCGGGCAGCGAAGGAAACCAGCTATCAGTGGAAGGCTGAACGTTGCATGGCGGATGAGAACTGTTTCAAG GTAATGTTTCTTCAGCGGAAGGGACAGGTGATCATGACCATTGAGCTTCTGGATACGGAAGAAACCCAGACAGAAGATCCTGTGGAGGTCCAG CACCTGGCTAACTATATGGAGCAGTACGTTGGGGTGGAAGGAGCTCCAAACAACCAGAATGATGGCTTCTTGTTGAAACCGGTCTTTCTGCAAAG AAACCTAAAAAAGTTTCGCAAGTGGCAATGTAAGCAAGTGAGAGCTCTGCGGAGCGAAGTGAAGAGCTCCTGGAAGAGGCTGATTGGGGTGGAAAGTGCCTGCAACGTGGACTGCCGGTTCAAGCTCAACACCCACAAAATGATGTTCATCATGAACTCGGAGGATTACATGTACAGGCGGGGAGCTCTCTGCCGAGCCAAGCAG GTACAGCCAATGGTGCTGCTGAAGCATCACCAGCAGTTTGAAGAGTGGCACAACAGGTGGCTGGAAGAGAACGTGACCATGGAGGCAGTTGATGTAGTTCAAGACTGGCTAATGGGAGACGAAGATGAGGAGATGGTGCCCTGTAAAACCACTTGTGAGACGGTGAATGTCCACGGGGTCCCAGTGAACAGATACAGGGTTCAGTACAGTCGCCGTCCAGCTTCACCGTGA